In Ignavibacteriota bacterium, a single window of DNA contains:
- a CDS encoding zinc ribbon domain-containing protein: MSDTIRFVRNYSDLSTGQGFQFEFFCDRCGTGHRTRFQQSMTSAVSGILDTASGLFGGIFGSAARVGDRVRDAAWEKAHDGAFEKAVEEVTPEFIQCPHCNAWVCRERCWSEKKGLCKNCSPDLGVEMAAAQASKSREEIWAHAAMAEEDKKLGTEVWREGIRATCPKCSAPLAQNVKFCPECGERLQAAHCTNCGAKLVPGAKFCGDCGEKTGA, encoded by the coding sequence ATGTCCGACACCATTCGTTTCGTCCGCAATTACAGCGATCTCAGCACGGGACAGGGGTTCCAATTCGAGTTCTTTTGTGACCGCTGCGGAACTGGTCATCGTACCCGCTTTCAGCAATCCATGACCAGTGCAGTCTCGGGGATACTCGACACCGCCAGCGGTCTTTTCGGCGGCATTTTCGGTTCCGCTGCGCGTGTGGGCGACCGGGTCCGCGACGCGGCCTGGGAAAAGGCCCACGATGGTGCTTTCGAGAAGGCTGTCGAAGAGGTGACGCCGGAATTTATTCAATGCCCGCATTGTAACGCGTGGGTATGCCGCGAGAGATGCTGGAGCGAGAAAAAGGGACTCTGCAAGAATTGTTCGCCGGATCTCGGCGTTGAGATGGCAGCCGCGCAGGCATCCAAGTCGCGCGAGGAGATCTGGGCTCATGCGGCCATGGCCGAAGAGGACAAGAAACTCGGCACGGAAGTCTGGCGCGAGGGAATCAGGGCGACATGCCCCAAATGTAGTGCGCCCCTCGCGCAAAACGTCAAATTCTGCCCTGAATGTGGTGAGCGGCTTCAGGCTGCGCACTGTACAAATTGCGGAGCAAAACTGGTGCCCGGTGCAAAGTTTTGTGGTGACTGCGGAGAAAAAACCGGCGCCTGA
- a CDS encoding rhomboid family intramembrane serine protease: MIKYLIIANLGVFLFANLISGGVLTIAGEPLSRYFAEYMFLWPLGEGFLPWQLISYMFIHLDFWHIFMNMLMLWMFGMEVENTWGSKKFLLFFIACGIAGGLSNLLVAPLFSSPGATIGASGGVYGVLVAFAMLFPNRYVYIYFFLPLKAKYLITGLIAIEVFYGVTGSREGVAHMAHLGGAILGAIWVLLDNRGMIDMMLRRVSSRGRSTDRYSSAGSERIYQATVHPLTPSSRTSSTSDTEFERYQHLIDEILDKIGKQGYSALTEEEKRLLLDASKRIHPDKGQNG, translated from the coding sequence GTGATCAAGTATTTGATCATCGCGAATCTGGGAGTCTTTCTCTTTGCCAATCTGATTTCCGGCGGTGTCCTGACCATCGCAGGAGAGCCGTTGTCGCGCTATTTCGCCGAGTATATGTTCCTCTGGCCGCTCGGCGAAGGATTTCTTCCCTGGCAGCTTATTTCGTACATGTTCATCCATCTGGACTTCTGGCACATCTTTATGAACATGCTGATGCTGTGGATGTTCGGCATGGAAGTCGAGAACACGTGGGGATCAAAAAAGTTCTTGCTGTTCTTTATCGCCTGCGGAATAGCAGGCGGGCTTTCCAACCTCCTCGTCGCCCCGTTGTTTTCTTCGCCGGGAGCCACGATCGGTGCGTCCGGCGGTGTGTACGGCGTCCTCGTAGCATTCGCGATGCTGTTTCCGAACAGATACGTGTACATCTATTTCTTCCTGCCACTCAAGGCGAAGTATCTCATTACCGGTCTCATCGCCATCGAGGTTTTTTACGGTGTCACAGGATCACGCGAAGGTGTCGCCCACATGGCGCATTTGGGTGGAGCCATACTCGGAGCGATCTGGGTTTTGCTCGACAATCGCGGAATGATCGATATGATGCTGCGCCGCGTCTCATCGCGAGGCAGGAGCACGGATCGGTACTCCAGTGCAGGCAGCGAGAGAATATATCAGGCGACAGTGCACCCCCTTACTCCTTCTTCCCGCACATCAAGCACAAGTGACACCGAGTTTGAGCGGTACCAGCACCTCATCGACGAGATATTGGACAAGATCGGCAAACAGGGCTACTCGGCCTTGACGGAAGAGGAAAAACGGCTCCTCCTCGACGCAAGCAAGAGGATACATCCGGACAAGGGCCAGAACGGCTGA
- a CDS encoding S9 family peptidase, producing the protein MTPELLWSLKRVNDPQISPDGKWVLFSMNSPNITENRGSTDLYLVPVAGGEPRQLTTSKAADYSGRWSPDGKRIAFLSTRDGAPQIYVIDPSGGEANKITNVEQGVDNLAWSPDASMFSYTSDVKVGRTLAEKYPDLAKANARVYTQLPVRHWDTWEDEYASHLFVVKADGTGARDLMQDEKWETPLKPFGGGSEIAWSPDSKEIAYTSKKVNDFAESTNSDIYLVSVAGGPARNITQGMNGFDKDPHYSPDGKWIAFHSMERAGHEADRNRLMLYDRVSGKILELSKSLDQWVGTTVWAPDSKSIYFSAEDKATVQVYQMQVADGSWKILTKGWYNHDAGLDISGDGKFLVYGRRNYNRPTELYVHPLKSGEARQLTDVNGAAFARIAPAKIEEKWISSSDGKKVQCWVVLPPDFNPAKKYPMITYCQGGPQSTVSQFFSYAWNFLLLASQGYVVCAPNRRGLPGFGQEWNDAISTDWGGMPMQDILAAHDAMLKEPYIDAKRCTAIGASAGGYAVFWLAGNHQKRFSAFVSHCGVFNLESMYGATEELWFTNWENGGPYWDPKARPNYDKHSPHRYSQNWDTPILIVTGEKDFRVPYSQSLEAFTVAQTKHIPSTLLIYPNENHWVLKPQEQILWFREFFSFLDTHCPAR; encoded by the coding sequence ATGACACCGGAGCTGCTTTGGTCCTTGAAACGTGTGAACGATCCCCAGATATCACCCGACGGCAAGTGGGTGCTTTTCTCAATGAACAGCCCGAACATCACCGAGAATCGGGGTAGCACGGATCTGTACCTTGTTCCTGTCGCAGGCGGAGAGCCACGACAGTTGACAACATCAAAAGCGGCGGACTACAGCGGCCGCTGGTCGCCTGATGGCAAACGGATCGCATTTCTTTCGACACGCGACGGAGCGCCGCAGATCTATGTTATTGATCCCAGCGGGGGCGAAGCGAACAAAATCACCAATGTGGAACAGGGAGTTGATAATCTGGCGTGGTCGCCGGACGCGTCGATGTTCAGTTACACATCGGATGTAAAAGTCGGCCGCACGCTCGCGGAGAAATACCCCGATCTCGCGAAAGCAAATGCACGCGTCTACACGCAGCTTCCCGTACGGCATTGGGATACCTGGGAGGACGAATATGCAAGCCACCTTTTTGTGGTGAAGGCCGATGGTACCGGGGCGCGAGATCTCATGCAGGACGAAAAATGGGAAACTCCGCTAAAGCCCTTCGGAGGAGGTAGCGAGATCGCATGGTCCCCGGACAGCAAAGAGATCGCCTACACGTCGAAAAAAGTCAACGATTTTGCTGAGAGTACCAATTCCGACATCTATCTCGTTTCCGTCGCCGGAGGCCCGGCGCGCAACATCACGCAGGGTATGAATGGTTTTGACAAGGATCCGCACTACTCGCCGGACGGCAAGTGGATAGCCTTTCATTCGATGGAACGAGCCGGCCATGAAGCCGACCGGAATCGTTTGATGCTGTACGACCGTGTGTCGGGAAAAATTCTGGAACTCTCGAAAAGTCTGGACCAGTGGGTCGGCACAACGGTCTGGGCTCCAGATTCAAAGTCAATCTACTTCTCCGCCGAAGACAAGGCCACGGTGCAGGTCTATCAGATGCAGGTGGCTGACGGATCGTGGAAGATACTGACCAAGGGCTGGTATAATCATGATGCGGGTCTGGACATTTCGGGGGACGGAAAATTCCTCGTCTACGGTCGGCGCAATTACAACAGGCCGACGGAGCTTTACGTTCATCCGTTGAAGAGCGGTGAAGCACGGCAACTTACCGATGTCAACGGCGCGGCGTTTGCCCGGATAGCGCCCGCAAAAATCGAGGAGAAGTGGATAAGCAGTTCCGACGGAAAGAAGGTGCAATGCTGGGTGGTGCTTCCTCCCGACTTTAATCCGGCAAAGAAATACCCGATGATCACCTATTGCCAGGGCGGGCCGCAGTCGACCGTGAGCCAGTTCTTCAGCTACGCATGGAACTTCCTGCTGCTCGCATCACAGGGCTACGTTGTCTGCGCTCCGAACAGACGCGGACTCCCCGGCTTCGGTCAGGAGTGGAACGATGCGATCAGCACCGACTGGGGGGGCATGCCCATGCAGGACATTCTCGCTGCGCATGACGCAATGCTGAAGGAACCGTATATCGATGCAAAACGGTGCACAGCGATCGGCGCAAGCGCTGGCGGCTACGCGGTGTTCTGGCTCGCGGGCAACCATCAAAAGCGTTTCAGCGCGTTTGTGTCTCATTGCGGCGTTTTCAATCTCGAGAGCATGTACGGTGCGACGGAAGAGTTGTGGTTCACCAATTGGGAAAACGGCGGCCCGTACTGGGATCCGAAAGCGCGCCCGAACTACGACAAACACTCCCCTCACCGGTATTCACAGAACTGGGACACACCCATCCTGATCGTCACCGGAGAAAAAGATTTTCGGGTCCCGTACTCTCAAAGCCTGGAGGCGTTCACTGTCGCCCAGACAAAACACATCCCGTCAACGCTTTTGATTTACCCGAATGAGAATCACTGGGTGTTAAAGCCACAGGAGCAGATACTCTGGTTCAGGGAATTTTTCAGCTTCCTCGACACGCACTGTCCGGCGCGTTAA
- a CDS encoding phosphoglycerate kinase yields MNKLTINDVDLTGKRCLVRVDFNVPLDEALAITDDTRIVASLPTINALLSKGASIILMSHLGRPKGKPTPKYSLAPVAKRLSELLGRDIAFAPDSVGAETESMAAALHSGEILLLENLRFHAEEESNDPGFAAQLARLGEVFVNDAFGSAHRAHASTEGLTHHLSLSVAGLLMEKEIEYLGQAVGVPRRPYTAILGGAKISGKIDVIQNLLDKVDNLLIGGGMMFTFFKAQGREIGTSLLEADKVGLAAEILQKASSQGKNLVLPIDTIVAAEFANDAEARPVQVDAMPGDKMGLDIGPETVKQFSRIIAGSQTVVWNGPMGVFEMSNFAAGTNAIAQALADATRNGAVTVVGGGDSAAAITQAGLDTAVSHVSTGGGASLEFLEGKTLPGVAALNDRI; encoded by the coding sequence ATGAACAAACTCACGATCAATGACGTCGACCTCACCGGGAAGAGATGCCTGGTGCGTGTCGACTTCAACGTACCGCTCGACGAGGCGCTTGCCATCACCGACGATACACGCATTGTCGCTTCACTGCCAACGATCAATGCCCTGCTGTCAAAAGGCGCGTCGATCATACTGATGAGCCATCTCGGCCGTCCCAAGGGCAAACCCACACCAAAATACTCTCTGGCACCTGTCGCAAAGCGTCTGTCGGAACTTCTCGGGCGTGACATCGCATTTGCGCCCGACAGCGTCGGCGCGGAGACGGAATCGATGGCAGCGGCATTACACAGCGGCGAGATCCTTCTGCTTGAAAATCTGCGCTTTCATGCGGAGGAAGAATCCAACGATCCCGGCTTTGCCGCACAGCTCGCACGGCTCGGCGAAGTGTTTGTGAACGATGCGTTCGGCTCGGCACATCGCGCTCATGCCTCCACAGAGGGATTGACGCATCACCTGTCGTTATCCGTCGCAGGCCTGCTGATGGAGAAGGAAATTGAATATCTCGGTCAGGCGGTCGGAGTGCCCCGCCGACCCTACACAGCCATTCTCGGCGGTGCAAAAATCTCCGGTAAAATCGATGTGATTCAGAATCTGCTCGACAAGGTCGACAACCTCCTTATCGGCGGTGGCATGATGTTCACATTCTTCAAAGCTCAGGGGAGGGAAATCGGCACATCCCTCCTTGAAGCTGACAAGGTGGGACTCGCGGCAGAAATTCTACAGAAGGCATCGTCACAGGGCAAAAATCTCGTGCTCCCAATCGACACGATCGTGGCGGCAGAATTTGCGAACGACGCAGAAGCCCGGCCGGTACAGGTCGATGCGATGCCAGGCGACAAGATGGGTCTCGACATCGGTCCGGAGACGGTCAAACAGTTCAGCCGCATCATCGCCGGTTCACAGACCGTCGTCTGGAACGGTCCGATGGGTGTATTCGAGATGTCGAATTTTGCGGCTGGCACAAACGCCATCGCTCAAGCGCTCGCCGATGCGACACGGAACGGTGCGGTGACAGTGGTGGGCGGAGGCGACTCTGCCGCAGCCATCACGCAGGCAGGCCTTGATACCGCGGTGTCGCATGTCTCGACAGGAGGAGGCGCTTCTCTCGAATTCCTGGAAGGGAAAACACTTCCCGGTGTCGCCGCGCTGAACGACCGCATCTGA
- a CDS encoding insulinase family protein encodes MMFQRVLFLVVFVSLVTLRVDALYAQDTPKPKAPSFSLTGSIPVHPDVKIGTLENGITYYILVNKKPEKRMELRLAVNAGSVLEDDDQQGLAHFLEHMAFNGSKNFKKNELVQYLESIGTRFGADLNAYTSFDETVYMLQIPTDKPELIDKGFLVLEDWAANMSLDHAEIDKERGVIVEEKRTRSGAGQRIAEKQYPFLFNKAKYADRLPIGKEEILRTFPYEVIKRFYKKWYRPDNMAVVAVGDFDVATVEAKIREHFSRIEKPSEPLLRPIIPVPDHAETLFSILTDPEATGTSVTLTTKIPVAEMKKIVDYRRAMAEELYESMLNDRLQELTQQGNPPFTSAYAGFGGLTRSKDAYRLGAQVESHGIIRGLQAVATEAERVRRHGFTVTELERAKTNILRQMERSYNERDKIESGSIVMNFVRHFLDGDPIPGVELDYQLYKKYLPTLTVAEVNAVTQRIPAEGNLVVTVSMPEKAGLKPPTKEELAAVMAEVKQSALEPYVDKVSDKPLAVIPESKVTVTATKQIKELGLTEWTLSNGIRVLLKPTDFKNDEIRFAAVSPGGNSLVAKEDYLSASLAATIVSSCGLGEFTPTDLQKTLTGKVATVRPFISDLSEGFSGSAAPKDVETMFQLLYLSFTQPRKDTAMFSSFLSRMNAMLENMGARPESVLSDTMTVTMAQYHPLRKPLNIKRLAEVNLDAAMRAYLNRFADAGDFTFVFVGNFSLDNFKPLVEKYLGALPVTGRKETWRDLGVRSPEGRIEKVVKKGIEKKAMVMLVFTGPFEWNRQNRYDLSSLGELMQIKLREAVREEKGGTYGVGVGATAVRYPLSEYRITINFGCDPARVDELVTTTVDELSKILKNGAGEEDLKKIKEIQVREREKNLKENNFWLTRLQASITNNDDPTDLLAFDSMVGALSSDALKKMADAVLRLDSMKKFVLMPEESATK; translated from the coding sequence CCTGTACATCCCGACGTGAAAATCGGCACTCTCGAAAATGGGATCACGTATTATATCCTCGTCAATAAAAAACCGGAGAAACGGATGGAACTGCGTCTCGCGGTGAATGCCGGCTCCGTTCTCGAGGACGATGACCAGCAGGGCCTCGCGCATTTCCTCGAACACATGGCCTTTAACGGTTCAAAGAATTTCAAGAAGAACGAACTCGTGCAGTATCTCGAGTCCATCGGCACACGCTTCGGTGCGGATCTCAACGCCTATACGAGTTTTGATGAAACCGTGTATATGCTCCAAATCCCCACTGACAAGCCGGAATTGATTGACAAGGGCTTCCTCGTCCTCGAAGATTGGGCCGCGAATATGAGTCTCGATCATGCGGAAATCGACAAGGAGCGCGGTGTTATCGTCGAGGAAAAACGTACACGTTCGGGCGCCGGGCAGCGTATTGCGGAGAAACAGTATCCGTTTCTCTTCAACAAGGCAAAGTATGCCGACCGTCTGCCCATCGGCAAGGAGGAGATACTCCGGACCTTCCCGTACGAGGTTATCAAACGATTCTACAAGAAGTGGTACAGACCCGACAACATGGCGGTGGTGGCGGTCGGCGATTTTGATGTGGCAACCGTTGAGGCGAAAATCCGCGAGCACTTCTCACGTATTGAAAAACCGTCGGAGCCGCTGCTTCGTCCGATCATCCCGGTACCGGATCACGCTGAAACACTCTTCTCCATATTGACGGATCCCGAGGCGACGGGCACGTCCGTCACGCTGACCACTAAGATCCCCGTCGCCGAGATGAAAAAAATCGTCGATTACCGGCGCGCAATGGCCGAGGAACTGTACGAGAGCATGCTCAACGACCGTCTGCAGGAGCTGACGCAGCAGGGTAATCCTCCCTTTACCTCCGCGTATGCCGGCTTCGGAGGCCTGACCCGGTCGAAGGACGCCTATCGCCTGGGCGCCCAGGTCGAGAGCCACGGCATCATCCGCGGGCTTCAGGCAGTTGCCACCGAGGCGGAGCGCGTGCGCCGGCATGGTTTCACGGTGACGGAACTCGAACGTGCGAAGACAAATATCCTGCGGCAGATGGAGCGTTCGTATAACGAACGAGACAAGATCGAGTCGGGAAGTATTGTCATGAATTTTGTCCGGCATTTCCTCGATGGAGATCCCATCCCGGGCGTCGAACTCGATTACCAGCTCTACAAAAAATATCTTCCCACACTCACAGTGGCCGAAGTGAATGCCGTCACACAGCGGATCCCCGCGGAAGGGAATCTGGTGGTGACTGTCAGCATGCCCGAAAAGGCGGGTCTGAAACCACCGACGAAGGAAGAACTTGCCGCGGTGATGGCCGAGGTGAAACAATCGGCGCTCGAACCGTACGTGGACAAGGTTTCCGACAAGCCGCTCGCGGTCATACCCGAATCAAAGGTTACAGTGACTGCGACAAAGCAGATCAAGGAACTTGGTCTCACCGAATGGACGCTATCGAACGGTATCCGCGTGTTGTTGAAACCCACGGATTTTAAAAATGATGAGATCCGTTTCGCCGCGGTGAGCCCGGGGGGAAATTCCCTTGTTGCCAAAGAGGATTATCTCTCGGCGAGTCTGGCGGCGACGATTGTCTCGTCATGCGGACTCGGGGAATTCACTCCGACAGACCTGCAGAAAACACTGACTGGAAAAGTTGCCACTGTCCGTCCTTTTATCTCCGATCTTTCAGAAGGATTCAGCGGGTCGGCAGCGCCGAAGGATGTGGAAACCATGTTCCAATTGCTGTATCTCTCCTTCACACAGCCGCGCAAGGACACCGCGATGTTCAGTTCCTTCCTCTCGAGAATGAACGCGATGCTCGAGAATATGGGGGCGCGTCCCGAGTCCGTGCTTTCCGATACGATGACCGTGACGATGGCGCAGTATCATCCGCTGCGCAAACCCTTGAACATCAAGCGGCTCGCGGAGGTGAATCTCGATGCGGCCATGCGCGCCTATCTGAACCGCTTCGCGGATGCGGGCGATTTTACATTCGTCTTCGTCGGAAATTTTTCGCTCGACAATTTCAAGCCGCTGGTTGAAAAATACCTGGGCGCCCTCCCTGTCACGGGCAGGAAGGAAACATGGCGTGATCTCGGCGTGCGCTCACCCGAGGGCCGGATAGAAAAAGTTGTCAAGAAGGGGATCGAGAAGAAGGCGATGGTCATGCTGGTTTTCACCGGCCCCTTCGAATGGAATCGTCAGAATCGTTACGATCTTTCCTCGCTGGGCGAACTTATGCAGATCAAACTGCGTGAGGCCGTGCGTGAAGAAAAGGGCGGTACCTACGGCGTGGGTGTCGGAGCCACGGCGGTCCGGTATCCCTTGAGCGAGTACCGGATCACGATCAACTTCGGATGTGATCCCGCGCGTGTGGATGAACTTGTCACAACGACGGTCGACGAACTGTCCAAGATTCTCAAGAACGGGGCCGGCGAAGAGGACCTGAAGAAGATCAAAGAGATTCAGGTTCGAGAGCGTGAGAAAAATCTGAAGGAGAACAACTTCTGGTTGACGCGTCTTCAGGCGTCCATCACGAACAACGATGATCCGACGGATCTTCTCGCCTTTGATTCGATGGTCGGCGCACTCTCGTCGGATGCGCTGAAGAAGATGGCCGACGCGGTGCTGCGCCTCGACTCGATGAAAAAATTTGTGCTCATGCCCGAGGAGAGCGCGACGAAATAA
- a CDS encoding carbohydrate binding family 9 domain-containing protein: MAPFSRILFLCCLCVTISSIAPAALFSQAGASNDVPVFSPNEKPILNAVRTSSRIVVDGRIDESAWSNAAVAENFSETYPGERTQPPIGIRARLMYDDDNLYIAFQIRDDPRKVRASLCDRDEIWNDDYCGIILYTYGDATWGYFIAANPLGIQGETRLSSSSGEEVSFDLVYSSAGRITDDGYEIEMAVPFASLRFPERVVQEWRGTFWITHPRESRSTYSWASYRRNDPCELCQAGTFAGIAGVVPGSNLELLPAFVARQSSALVADENKNTRLSHDDIKGEPSLGLRYTFSSSTSAEAAVNPDYSQVESDPSQIDINTTFALYYDERRPFFQEGSDLLRTPITAVYTRSINNPLVAAKFTSRFGRTGIQYLGAYDETSPVILPFEEQSAILQNVGASTVSILRAKHSFLEDSFVGLLLADRRYEKIGSGSLAGIDGMVRFLTHYKIRAQALLSRTAEAVAPEITAGTGIDAILLDEGRHSTRFDGEKFLGHAYRFSVEREAEAWSWEWSVSETSPLFRASTGFVTQAARRQINVWNGYTFYPASGFIDRITPNLSVGRVWNTGGIIKDEWIMPELSIQMKGMTNLTLGWLTSDELFRNTQLNGIRRGSIRVNSNFSEPVRAGFFVMYGRTIARSLAVPVLGRGTEVSLWASIKPMQNVKIEPEYSFQELNHPKTNANIFRGYILRTRVSYQFTRELFLRLVVEYNDFSRSLAVEPLLTYRLNPFSIFYIGSTHGLFELPAVAPSDDMRRPWEFGQHSRQFFLKFQYLFQV, from the coding sequence ATGGCACCATTCTCCCGCATCCTCTTCCTGTGTTGCCTGTGTGTGACAATAAGCTCCATTGCACCTGCGGCACTTTTTTCACAGGCGGGAGCGTCGAATGACGTCCCGGTCTTCAGCCCGAACGAGAAACCGATCCTGAACGCCGTACGCACATCCTCGCGCATTGTGGTCGACGGCCGTATCGATGAATCGGCGTGGAGCAACGCGGCGGTGGCGGAGAATTTTTCCGAGACCTATCCGGGTGAGAGGACACAACCCCCGATCGGCATCCGCGCGCGTCTGATGTATGATGACGACAACTTGTATATCGCATTCCAGATTCGGGACGATCCGCGCAAGGTGCGGGCGAGTCTCTGCGACCGTGATGAAATCTGGAACGACGATTACTGCGGCATCATCCTGTACACGTACGGCGACGCTACCTGGGGATATTTCATCGCGGCAAATCCGCTGGGGATTCAGGGCGAAACGCGACTCTCCTCGAGTTCCGGAGAGGAGGTGAGTTTTGACCTCGTATACTCGTCTGCCGGGCGTATCACCGACGATGGGTATGAAATAGAGATGGCTGTACCTTTTGCCTCCCTCCGGTTTCCGGAACGCGTGGTGCAGGAGTGGAGAGGGACGTTTTGGATCACGCATCCGCGCGAAAGCCGGAGTACTTACTCCTGGGCTTCCTACCGCCGCAATGATCCATGCGAGTTATGTCAGGCGGGCACATTTGCCGGGATCGCGGGAGTGGTGCCCGGCAGCAATCTCGAACTCTTGCCGGCCTTTGTTGCCAGACAATCGTCTGCCCTCGTGGCTGACGAGAACAAGAACACACGCCTGTCGCATGACGACATCAAGGGAGAACCATCTCTCGGCCTGCGCTACACGTTCAGCTCGTCCACGTCCGCTGAAGCCGCAGTGAATCCCGACTACAGCCAGGTCGAATCGGATCCTTCGCAGATCGACATTAATACGACCTTTGCCCTGTACTATGATGAACGCCGCCCGTTTTTCCAGGAAGGGAGCGACCTGCTGCGTACACCCATTACGGCGGTGTATACGCGCTCGATAAATAATCCGCTCGTCGCTGCCAAGTTCACATCTCGATTCGGCCGCACCGGAATTCAGTACCTCGGGGCGTATGATGAGACGTCGCCGGTGATCCTGCCTTTCGAAGAACAGAGCGCCATCCTGCAAAATGTGGGTGCCAGCACCGTATCGATACTGCGTGCAAAACACTCGTTCCTCGAGGATTCGTTTGTCGGTCTCCTGCTTGCCGACAGAAGGTATGAGAAAATCGGAAGCGGGAGTTTGGCGGGCATCGACGGTATGGTGCGCTTCCTCACTCACTACAAGATCCGCGCCCAGGCGTTGCTCAGCCGCACCGCCGAGGCCGTCGCTCCAGAAATAACTGCAGGCACGGGTATCGATGCGATTCTTCTGGATGAAGGGCGTCACTCGACGCGCTTTGACGGGGAGAAATTCCTCGGGCATGCCTACCGCTTCAGTGTGGAACGGGAAGCGGAAGCATGGTCGTGGGAGTGGAGCGTCTCCGAAACATCTCCGCTGTTCCGCGCATCAACAGGATTTGTGACACAGGCTGCGCGCCGCCAAATCAATGTCTGGAATGGGTACACCTTCTATCCTGCATCGGGATTCATTGATCGGATCACTCCGAATCTCAGCGTGGGCCGCGTGTGGAACACGGGCGGCATCATCAAAGACGAGTGGATCATGCCCGAACTGTCGATACAGATGAAAGGCATGACGAATCTCACACTCGGATGGCTGACCAGCGACGAGTTGTTCCGGAACACGCAGTTGAACGGTATCCGCCGCGGATCCATCCGCGTGAACAGCAATTTCAGCGAACCGGTGCGCGCCGGATTCTTCGTGATGTACGGCCGGACGATCGCGCGATCGCTCGCGGTGCCCGTATTGGGCCGCGGCACGGAAGTGTCACTCTGGGCCTCTATCAAACCGATGCAGAATGTAAAGATCGAACCGGAATACTCGTTTCAGGAGCTGAACCATCCGAAAACCAACGCCAACATTTTCCGTGGCTATATCCTGCGGACACGCGTCAGTTATCAGTTTACACGCGAGCTGTTTTTGCGCCTCGTTGTGGAGTACAACGACTTCTCCCGCTCGCTCGCCGTTGAACCACTGCTTACCTATCGGCTCAATCCGTTCTCGATCTTTTATATAGGATCCACGCACGGGTTGTTCGAATTGCCCGCGGTTGCGCCCTCCGACGACATGAGAAGACCGTGGGAATTTGGTCAACACTCCCGCCAATTCTTCCTGAAGTTCCAGTACCTCTTTCAGGTGTAA
- the ispG gene encoding flavodoxin-dependent (E)-4-hydroxy-3-methylbut-2-enyl-diphosphate synthase: MIEIPVLQNPHAPVWQAPQVKAVRRRTRQVYVGDIPIGGDAPISVQTMTKTKTNDIDGTLRQIDEAAEAGCDIVRITVNDKEAAASMAELVRRSKLPIVADIHFNHIFALESIKAGVAKVRINPGNIGSIERIHQVLGAAKERGTPIRIGVNSGSLEEDILAKHGYPTAEALFESAMRHASICEEFGFRDVIISVKSTDVKLMIEAYRTLAERTDYPLHLGVTEAGTTRVGTIKSAVGIGTLLAEGIGDTIRVSLTDEPYKEVEVGKEILRSLGLAQRSIEIIACPTCGRLEVDLFKITNELEERLRGIKKPVKIALLGCVVNGPGEASEADIGIAAGKGVGILYRKGEVVRRLKEEEIIDTIVEEVLAFVPETAAE, from the coding sequence ATGATAGAGATCCCCGTCCTACAAAATCCGCATGCACCCGTCTGGCAGGCGCCGCAGGTAAAGGCGGTCCGCCGCCGTACACGGCAGGTGTACGTGGGTGATATTCCCATCGGCGGAGACGCGCCCATCAGCGTCCAGACGATGACCAAGACAAAAACGAACGATATTGATGGAACGCTGCGACAGATCGATGAAGCGGCGGAGGCGGGCTGCGACATTGTGCGCATTACGGTGAACGATAAGGAAGCCGCCGCCTCCATGGCAGAGCTTGTTCGCAGATCTAAACTCCCCATCGTTGCCGACATCCATTTCAATCACATCTTCGCGCTCGAGTCGATCAAAGCCGGCGTGGCGAAGGTGCGCATCAACCCGGGCAACATCGGCTCGATTGAGCGCATCCATCAGGTTCTCGGAGCAGCGAAGGAACGAGGAACCCCGATACGCATCGGCGTCAATTCCGGTTCGCTCGAGGAGGACATCCTCGCGAAACACGGATATCCGACTGCGGAAGCTCTGTTTGAGAGCGCCATGCGTCATGCGTCGATCTGCGAGGAGTTCGGATTCCGTGACGTGATCATCTCCGTCAAATCCACCGATGTAAAACTGATGATCGAAGCTTACCGCACACTGGCGGAGCGCACCGATTACCCTCTGCATCTCGGTGTGACGGAAGCGGGAACTACCAGGGTGGGTACCATCAAATCTGCGGTCGGCATCGGAACGCTGCTTGCCGAGGGGATCGGCGACACCATCCGGGTCTCGCTCACCGACGAACCGTACAAAGAAGTCGAGGTGGGAAAAGAGATCCTTCGCTCGCTCGGGCTCGCACAGAGGTCAATTGAGATCATTGCATGTCCGACCTGCGGTCGCCTCGAAGTGGACCTGTTCAAAATCACAAATGAGCTGGAAGAGCGCCTTCGCGGTATCAAGAAGCCAGTGAAAATCGCCCTCCTCGGCTGTGTTGTCAACGGTCCGGGTGAAGCCAGTGAAGCCGACATCGGCATAGCCGCCGGCAAGGGTGTGGGCATCCTCTATCGCAAGGGGGAAGTGGTCCGACGATTGAAAGAGGAAGAGATCATCGATACCATCGTCGAGGAGGTGCTTGCCTTTGTTCCGGAGACTGCCGCGGAATAA